One window of Mediterraneibacter butyricigenes genomic DNA carries:
- a CDS encoding vWA domain-containing protein encodes MKMQTVEEQLYEIGTKVLQQAHSQLYLSMRYLEGAFSAFSYEMRQETDPFGTDGAVIYFHPSHLGGLYQQDRILVNRGYLHLVLHCLFRHLWTRGDRDQRVWNLSCDIAVESMIDQMEHPCVKRARSVRKRETYHELEKTGKVESAQNIYYTLMKWKLSEETLQKLEEEFRVDDHVWWERPDQKKRQEMNQNWQDQAEKAETDLQTFSKEASDQAGNLEELLTIENNPRHSYREFLKKFSVLAEEPGIDPDTFDYGFYSYGLRMYGNMPLIEPQETREVKRMREFVIAIDTSMSCSGKLVQRFLEETYTILSEAQNFYGKVQFRILQCDESIQDEAVITTGEELKNYMEHLELKGGGGTDFRPVFERVEELVRDHVFENLRGMLYFTDGYGVYPKKMPPFETAFIFLEEDYQDREVPPWAIRLVLREEELLPLERGNTE; translated from the coding sequence ATGAAAATGCAGACGGTAGAAGAGCAGTTATATGAAATCGGAACAAAAGTGTTGCAGCAGGCGCACAGTCAGCTTTATCTGAGCATGCGGTACCTGGAAGGGGCATTTTCTGCATTTTCCTATGAAATGCGCCAGGAGACGGATCCCTTTGGAACGGATGGAGCCGTCATTTATTTTCATCCCAGCCATCTGGGAGGACTGTATCAGCAGGACAGAATTCTGGTAAACCGTGGGTATCTGCATCTGGTATTGCACTGCCTGTTCCGGCATTTGTGGACAAGAGGAGACCGGGATCAGAGGGTCTGGAATCTTTCCTGTGATATTGCGGTGGAAAGCATGATCGACCAGATGGAGCATCCCTGTGTCAAACGGGCCAGATCCGTGCGAAAACGGGAGACGTACCATGAACTGGAAAAGACAGGAAAAGTGGAAAGTGCCCAGAATATTTATTACACACTGATGAAATGGAAGCTTTCGGAAGAGACGCTTCAGAAACTGGAAGAGGAGTTTCGGGTGGACGACCATGTATGGTGGGAACGTCCGGATCAGAAGAAGCGACAGGAAATGAATCAGAACTGGCAGGATCAGGCAGAGAAAGCGGAAACCGACCTTCAGACATTTTCCAAAGAAGCATCGGATCAGGCGGGCAATCTGGAAGAATTGTTGACCATTGAAAATAATCCCCGTCACAGTTACCGGGAATTCCTGAAAAAGTTTTCGGTGTTGGCCGAGGAGCCGGGAATCGATCCGGACACCTTTGATTATGGATTTTACAGCTATGGTCTGCGGATGTATGGAAATATGCCCTTGATCGAACCTCAGGAAACCAGAGAGGTAAAACGGATGCGGGAGTTTGTGATTGCGATCGACACGTCCATGTCCTGTAGTGGGAAGCTGGTACAGCGATTTCTGGAAGAAACTTATACAATCCTGAGCGAGGCACAGAACTTTTATGGCAAGGTGCAGTTTCGAATCCTGCAATGTGATGAATCGATTCAGGATGAAGCGGTCATCACAACGGGAGAAGAACTGAAGAACTATATGGAGCATTTGGAATTGAAAGGCGGAGGCGGAACCGATTTTCGTCCGGTCTTTGAACGGGTAGAAGAACTGGTGAGAGATCATGTCTTTGAGAATTTGCGGGGGATGCTGTATTTTACCGACGGATACGGAGTCTATCCGAAGAAAATGCCGCCATTTGAAACCGCTTTCATTTTCCTGGAAGAAGATTATCAGGACAGGGAAGTACCACCCTGGGCAATCCGGCTGGTTTTAAGAGAAGAAGAATTATTGCCATTGGAAAGAGGCAATACAGAGTAA
- a CDS encoding dihydroorotate dehydrogenase — protein MGTTVDMRVKLAGVEWKNPVTVASGTFGSGEEFSEFVDLNHLGAVTTKGVANVPWPGNPTPRVAETYGGMLNAIGLQNPGIDVFCSRDIPFLKQYDTKIIVNVCGRSEEDYCEVVERLADEPVDMLEINISCPNVKEGGIAFGQNPKAAEQITKAVKKYAKQPVIMKLSPNVTDITEMARAVEAGGADVVSLINTLTGMKIDINRQTFALANQTGGMSGPAVHPIAVRMVYQTAQAVKIPIIGMGGIASAEDAIEMILAGASAVSVGTANFVQPDVTEEIVAGIRDYMERYHFETVADMVGIVK, from the coding sequence ATGGGAACAACAGTAGATATGCGTGTGAAACTCGCCGGAGTTGAGTGGAAAAACCCGGTGACAGTGGCATCCGGAACCTTTGGATCCGGGGAAGAATTCTCGGAATTTGTGGATCTGAACCATCTGGGAGCCGTGACAACAAAAGGAGTGGCAAATGTACCATGGCCGGGAAATCCGACCCCAAGAGTGGCAGAGACTTACGGGGGAATGCTCAATGCCATCGGATTGCAGAATCCAGGAATCGATGTATTTTGCAGCCGGGATATTCCGTTTTTGAAACAATATGATACGAAGATCATTGTAAATGTCTGCGGAAGATCCGAAGAGGACTACTGTGAAGTGGTGGAAAGACTGGCAGACGAACCGGTGGACATGCTGGAAATCAATATTTCCTGCCCGAATGTAAAAGAAGGCGGAATTGCGTTCGGACAGAATCCGAAAGCCGCAGAGCAGATCACCAAAGCCGTGAAAAAATACGCCAAACAGCCGGTGATCATGAAATTAAGTCCGAATGTAACGGATATCACAGAGATGGCTCGGGCCGTGGAAGCCGGTGGTGCAGATGTGGTTTCTCTGATCAATACGCTGACCGGAATGAAGATTGATATCAACCGTCAGACCTTTGCTCTGGCAAATCAGACCGGCGGTATGTCCGGCCCGGCAGTACATCCGATTGCAGTCCGTATGGTGTATCAGACGGCACAGGCTGTAAAGATTCCGATCATCGGGATGGGCGGAATCGCCAGCGCCGAAGATGCCATCGAGATGATCCTGGCAGGAGCCAGTGCGGTATCGGTTGGAACGGCAAACTTCGTACAGCCGGATGTGACAGAAGAGATCGTGGCGGGCATCAGAGACTATATGGAACGGTATCATTTTGAAACGGTTGCCGATATGGTGGGAATCGTAAAATAA
- the pyrF gene encoding orotidine-5'-phosphate decarboxylase — protein sequence MIQKLIANIKKTNAPIVVGLDPMLSYVPEQVQKKAYAEFGETLEGAAEAIWQFNKEIIDHTYDLIPAVKPQVAMYEQFGVPGMAAFKKTVDYCKEKGLVVIGDIKRGDIGSTSAAYATGHLGRVQIGSKSYVPFDEDFVTVNPYLGSDGVNPFIDVCKEEKKGLFILVKTSNPSSGEFQDQLIDGKPLYELVGERVAQWGESCMGEEYSYIGAVVGATYPEMGKALRKIMPKSYILVPGYGAQGGKGKDLVHFFNEDGLGAIVNSSRGIIAAYKQEAYAKFGPEHFGEASRAAVEAMVADISSALESR from the coding sequence ATGATCCAGAAATTGATTGCAAACATTAAAAAGACAAACGCACCGATCGTAGTAGGACTTGATCCGATGCTTTCCTATGTACCGGAGCAGGTGCAGAAAAAAGCCTATGCAGAATTCGGAGAGACGCTGGAGGGAGCCGCTGAGGCAATCTGGCAGTTCAACAAGGAAATCATTGATCATACGTATGATCTGATCCCGGCAGTAAAACCGCAGGTAGCCATGTATGAGCAGTTCGGTGTTCCGGGAATGGCAGCATTTAAAAAGACCGTGGACTACTGTAAAGAAAAAGGGCTGGTTGTCATCGGCGATATCAAACGTGGAGACATCGGATCTACTTCCGCTGCTTACGCAACCGGACATCTGGGACGGGTTCAGATTGGAAGCAAATCTTATGTTCCGTTTGATGAGGATTTTGTGACGGTAAATCCGTATCTGGGAAGTGATGGTGTGAATCCGTTTATCGATGTATGTAAAGAAGAAAAGAAAGGTCTGTTCATTCTGGTGAAGACTTCCAATCCGTCCAGCGGAGAGTTCCAGGATCAGCTGATCGATGGCAAACCGCTTTATGAACTGGTAGGAGAACGTGTGGCACAGTGGGGAGAAAGCTGCATGGGCGAGGAGTACAGCTACATCGGAGCCGTTGTAGGTGCGACCTATCCGGAGATGGGAAAAGCACTGCGTAAGATCATGCCGAAGTCCTATATTCTGGTGCCGGGATATGGAGCACAGGGGGGAAAGGGAAAAGATCTGGTACATTTCTTCAATGAAGATGGACTGGGAGCTATCGTAAATTCTTCCCGTGGAATCATTGCAGCCTACAAGCAGGAGGCTTATGCAAAATTCGGACCGGAACATTTCGGAGAAGCATCCCGTGCGGCAGTAGAAGCCATGGTAGCAGATATCAGCAGCGCCCTGGAGAGCCGCTAG
- a CDS encoding S41 family peptidase has protein sequence MEQNGYQYSENLPPKKEDGHKFIKGALLGALLVCLVIAAGTALGFVKIGPKVQGVSSVAGGEQVVDDATETKLELIQALIDRYYLHDIDKDAQKEYLYLGYVAGLGDQYSTYYDEEETKQLMEDTEGTFSGIGATMTLEESTGLVEVVNVYPDSPAEKGGLKDGDKIYQVDGEDIAGQDLSEVVAKIKGEKGTDVSLSVYRGDDMEEKELTFTRDTIEKATVEYEMKENHVGYLKITEFDDVTYDQYVNAMDDLENQGMERLIIDLRSNPGGNVSTVCDILKTLLPKGMIVYTEDKNGEKTEYKNDEDHTFDKPLVVMVNGNSASASEIFTGAVQDYGLATIVGTQTYGKGVVQQLIDLQDGTCLKLTVSQYYTPKGRSINGVGIEPDEIVEYEENKEDPNADNQLDRAMEIVQQK, from the coding sequence ATGGAACAAAATGGATATCAGTATTCAGAGAATCTTCCTCCGAAAAAAGAGGATGGGCATAAGTTTATAAAGGGGGCGCTTTTGGGCGCCCTTCTCGTGTGTCTGGTGATCGCAGCAGGAACGGCACTGGGATTCGTAAAGATCGGTCCGAAAGTGCAGGGCGTTTCCAGCGTGGCAGGCGGCGAGCAGGTCGTAGATGATGCGACAGAAACCAAACTGGAGTTGATCCAGGCTCTTATCGACCGTTATTATCTGCACGACATTGATAAAGATGCACAGAAAGAATACCTTTATCTCGGATATGTGGCGGGATTGGGAGATCAGTACAGTACCTATTATGACGAAGAAGAGACGAAACAATTGATGGAAGATACGGAAGGTACCTTCAGCGGAATCGGAGCTACCATGACGCTGGAAGAGAGTACCGGGCTGGTAGAAGTCGTCAATGTATATCCGGATTCTCCGGCTGAAAAAGGCGGACTGAAAGATGGAGACAAGATTTACCAGGTAGACGGAGAAGACATCGCCGGTCAGGATCTTTCGGAAGTAGTCGCAAAGATCAAAGGGGAAAAGGGAACCGATGTGTCTTTAAGCGTATATCGCGGAGATGACATGGAAGAAAAGGAACTGACCTTTACCCGTGATACCATCGAAAAAGCTACGGTGGAATATGAAATGAAAGAGAACCATGTGGGATATCTGAAGATTACGGAGTTTGACGATGTGACCTATGACCAGTATGTAAATGCCATGGATGATCTGGAAAATCAGGGAATGGAACGGCTGATCATCGACCTTCGTTCCAATCCGGGCGGAAATGTAAGCACCGTATGCGATATTTTAAAGACGCTTCTTCCGAAAGGAATGATCGTTTATACGGAAGATAAAAACGGGGAAAAGACAGAGTATAAAAATGATGAGGATCATACCTTTGACAAACCGCTGGTTGTGATGGTGAACGGCAACAGTGCCAGCGCATCAGAGATCTTTACCGGAGCGGTACAGGATTACGGACTTGCTACGATCGTTGGAACCCAGACCTACGGAAAAGGTGTGGTACAGCAACTGATCGATCTGCAGGACGGAACCTGCTTAAAGCTGACCGTGTCCCAGTATTATACACCGAAGGGACGCAGTATCAACGGTGTGGGAATTGAACCGGATGAGATCGTGGAATATGAGGAAAACAAGGAAGATCCCAATGCAGATAATCAGTTGGATCGTGCGATGGAAATTGTACAGCAAAAATAA
- a CDS encoding ATP-binding protein → MDIKRAKQEIEHTIQAYLSKDEYGEYQIPAIRQRPVLLMGPPGIGKTQIMEQIAKDLRIGLVAYTITHHTRQSAVGLPFIKEKTYGGKTYSVTEYTMSEIIASVYEKMEQTGCREGILFIDEINCVSETLAPTMLQFLQGKTFGNQKVPEGWVIVAAGNPPEYNKSVREFDVVTLDRLKKIEVTENLDVWLEYAHQQEIHPAVISYLEVRREHFYRIETTVDGKVFATARGWEDLSELIKTYEQLGLTVDKDVVYQYIQHWKIAKDFANYLELYYKYRQDYGIGELLKGNWKKETISRIAGASFDEKICVIGLLASRLGRFFRSYVEIDENVTRIYGYLKQYKEKLPEETIAQIRSYAQADYEQEFKGEFLSRSAQKSWKQTLFMLEQYEKKVREEKLKKEAAFEMVKACFGELLEKREDAIETAKEALEYGFDFMEEAFGESQEMVSFVTELNADPSALKFITENGCDRYYRYNKALMMEESHRELLQQMEDMEQLLGQGIK, encoded by the coding sequence ATGGATATCAAACGGGCAAAACAGGAAATTGAACATACTATACAGGCTTATCTGTCGAAAGATGAGTATGGAGAATATCAGATTCCGGCGATCAGACAGCGACCGGTACTTCTGATGGGGCCTCCGGGAATCGGCAAGACACAGATCATGGAACAGATCGCAAAAGATTTGAGAATCGGACTGGTGGCTTACACCATTACTCATCATACCAGACAGAGTGCGGTGGGACTGCCGTTTATCAAGGAGAAAACTTACGGTGGTAAGACCTATTCTGTGACAGAATACACCATGAGCGAGATCATTGCTTCAGTCTATGAGAAAATGGAGCAGACCGGGTGCCGGGAAGGCATCCTTTTCATCGATGAGATCAACTGCGTATCGGAGACGCTGGCACCTACCATGCTTCAGTTTTTACAGGGGAAAACCTTTGGAAATCAGAAGGTACCGGAAGGATGGGTGATCGTGGCAGCGGGAAATCCGCCAGAATATAACAAATCGGTGCGGGAATTTGATGTGGTGACACTGGATCGATTGAAGAAAATCGAAGTGACAGAGAACCTGGATGTATGGCTGGAATATGCGCATCAGCAGGAAATTCATCCGGCAGTAATTTCCTATCTGGAAGTGCGGAGAGAACATTTTTACCGGATCGAGACGACGGTGGACGGAAAAGTATTTGCAACAGCCAGAGGATGGGAAGATCTCTCGGAACTGATTAAAACTTATGAGCAATTAGGGCTGACGGTAGACAAAGATGTGGTGTATCAATATATCCAGCACTGGAAGATTGCCAAAGACTTTGCAAATTATCTGGAACTGTACTATAAATATCGTCAGGATTACGGAATCGGAGAGCTGCTGAAAGGAAACTGGAAGAAGGAAACCATTTCCAGGATCGCCGGGGCGTCCTTCGATGAGAAAATCTGTGTCATCGGCCTTCTGGCAAGTCGTCTGGGAAGATTTTTCCGTTCTTATGTCGAAATCGATGAAAATGTAACCCGGATCTATGGCTATTTGAAACAGTATAAAGAAAAACTTCCGGAGGAAACGATTGCTCAGATCCGAAGCTACGCGCAGGCAGATTACGAACAGGAATTTAAGGGCGAATTTTTAAGCCGGTCTGCACAAAAAAGCTGGAAGCAGACCTTGTTTATGCTGGAGCAGTATGAAAAGAAAGTCCGGGAAGAAAAGCTGAAAAAAGAGGCGGCATTTGAAATGGTCAAAGCGTGTTTCGGAGAATTACTGGAAAAGAGAGAAGATGCCATTGAAACGGCGAAGGAAGCATTGGAATATGGATTTGATTTTATGGAGGAGGCCTTTGGGGAAAGCCAGGAAATGGTTTCCTTTGTGACGGAATTAAATGCGGATCCGTCGGCTCTTAAATTTATAACAGAAAACGGATGTGACAGATACTATCGTTACAACAAGGCCCTGATGATGGAAGAGTCCCACAGAGAACTGCTTCAGCAGATGGAAGATATGGAGCAACTTTTGGGACAGGGAATCAAGTAA
- a CDS encoding dihydroorotase — translation MKLLIQNGTVVDPKSQKVFHSDVLTEDDRIVKISENISPEEAGEGTELLDAAGCYVMPGFIDLHVHFRDPGLEYKETLATGGAAAAHGGVTTVCAMPNTKPVIDTKEKVEEVHNRAKTESPIHVIQLGAVTKGQKGEELADIQGMAEAGCMAISEDGKSVMNASLYRKGMKEAKKAGLRIFAHCEDITMVEGGVMNADAKAEALGLKGITNSVEDVIVARDILLAKETGVRLHLCHCSTKDSVEMIRLAKEEGLPVTGEVCPHHFTLSTDDIVEDDGNYKMNPPLRSKEDVEALKQGLKDGIMDVISTDHAPHGEKEKNCSMKKAAFGIVGLETSAALTYTELVDTGILTILQMAEKMSYNPAKILGLEEKGAVEEGTTADLVIFDPKAEYEIDKETFCSKGKNTPFDGRKVKGKVRCTISDGRVVYQEV, via the coding sequence ATGAAACTTTTGATTCAAAACGGAACGGTCGTAGATCCGAAAAGCCAGAAGGTTTTCCACTCAGATGTTCTGACAGAGGATGACAGGATCGTAAAGATTTCGGAGAACATTTCCCCGGAGGAAGCCGGAGAGGGGACAGAACTTCTGGATGCGGCAGGGTGTTATGTTATGCCGGGATTTATTGATCTGCATGTCCATTTCCGGGATCCGGGTCTGGAATATAAAGAAACACTGGCAACAGGAGGCGCGGCAGCAGCCCACGGCGGAGTTACCACCGTTTGCGCCATGCCGAATACCAAACCGGTGATCGATACGAAAGAGAAGGTAGAAGAAGTCCACAACAGGGCGAAAACAGAAAGCCCGATTCATGTGATCCAGTTGGGCGCAGTCACAAAGGGTCAGAAAGGCGAAGAACTGGCAGATATTCAGGGAATGGCAGAAGCCGGATGTATGGCGATCAGCGAGGACGGCAAATCTGTCATGAATGCATCTTTGTATCGAAAAGGAATGAAAGAGGCAAAGAAGGCGGGACTTCGGATTTTTGCACACTGTGAGGATATCACCATGGTAGAAGGCGGTGTCATGAATGCAGATGCAAAGGCGGAGGCTCTTGGATTAAAAGGAATCACCAATTCGGTAGAAGATGTGATCGTAGCCAGAGACATTTTGCTGGCAAAAGAAACGGGCGTCAGACTTCATCTGTGTCATTGTTCGACGAAAGACAGCGTGGAAATGATCCGGCTGGCCAAGGAAGAGGGACTTCCGGTGACCGGAGAAGTGTGTCCGCATCATTTTACCTTAAGTACGGATGATATTGTGGAGGATGACGGAAATTATAAAATGAATCCGCCGCTTCGGAGCAAAGAAGATGTAGAAGCTCTGAAACAGGGACTGAAAGACGGAATCATGGATGTGATCTCCACCGATCATGCGCCCCATGGGGAAAAGGAAAAGAACTGTTCCATGAAAAAAGCGGCGTTTGGAATCGTGGGCCTGGAGACAAGTGCAGCGTTGACTTATACAGAACTGGTAGATACTGGGATCCTTACGATCCTGCAGATGGCAGAGAAGATGAGTTATAATCCGGCGAAGATCCTTGGACTGGAAGAAAAGGGAGCCGTGGAAGAAGGAACGACTGCCGATCTGGTGATCTTTGATCCGAAAGCGGAATACGAGATCGATAAGGAGACATTTTGTTCCAAAGGAAAGAATACGCCGTTTGACGGTCGGAAGGTGAAAGGAAAGGTACGCTGTACGATTTCCGATGGACGGGTTGTATATCAGGAAGTGTAA
- a CDS encoding leucine-rich repeat protein: protein MKVFYRKINHGIEVLRCFQEDSEIWIPAEIDGLPVVRIGDYAFSGNYEKEGSFEVWEDSLYQGRDLPAYCGERVEAVHFPEKAEAIGRYAFYGCRNLKALFFRNRLLQLGAGIFTGCRGRMEIEITFEENREPISCLREICGEIRYELDVTCKQENGEILSYLIFPEHYEEAVENTPARILFTQHHGSGNHYRQCFFQRKIKYEEYDRQFPLAEAQESMEVLAGIVYGRLRYPTGLTEQKREMYVRFGRNHSLELALVFGDWDTLDGLRLMEKEKMFTEEAFDGAMKKASDNRKEEVLSYLMEARRKLFPPKRKTFEL, encoded by the coding sequence ATGAAAGTATTTTATCGGAAAATCAATCATGGAATCGAGGTTCTCCGCTGTTTTCAGGAGGACTCGGAAATCTGGATCCCGGCAGAGATTGACGGACTTCCGGTGGTGCGGATCGGAGACTATGCCTTTTCCGGGAATTATGAGAAAGAAGGAAGCTTTGAAGTCTGGGAGGACAGCCTGTATCAGGGACGGGATCTGCCGGCATATTGCGGTGAACGGGTGGAAGCGGTGCATTTCCCCGAAAAGGCAGAGGCAATCGGACGTTATGCCTTTTACGGCTGCCGGAATCTGAAAGCCTTATTCTTTCGGAATCGTCTGCTCCAGTTGGGCGCGGGAATCTTTACCGGATGCCGGGGCAGGATGGAGATAGAGATTACATTTGAAGAAAATCGGGAACCTATCAGTTGTTTAAGAGAAATCTGTGGGGAGATCCGATATGAACTGGATGTGACCTGCAAACAGGAAAACGGGGAAATCTTAAGTTATCTGATCTTTCCGGAGCATTATGAGGAAGCGGTGGAAAATACGCCGGCGCGGATTCTGTTTACGCAACATCACGGTTCGGGCAATCATTACCGGCAGTGTTTCTTTCAGCGAAAAATAAAATATGAAGAGTATGACCGGCAGTTTCCGCTGGCAGAGGCACAGGAGTCCATGGAAGTCCTGGCAGGGATTGTCTACGGAAGGCTGCGATATCCTACAGGACTGACGGAACAGAAAAGAGAAATGTATGTCCGGTTCGGCAGAAATCACAGCCTGGAACTGGCGCTTGTGTTCGGCGACTGGGACACTCTGGACGGACTGCGACTGATGGAAAAAGAAAAAATGTTTACAGAAGAGGCCTTTGACGGGGCGATGAAAAAAGCTTCGGACAACAGAAAAGAAGAAGTCTTAAGTTATCTGATGGAAGCACGCAGAAAATTATTCCCGCCAAAAAGGAAGACTTTCGAATTATAA
- a CDS encoding dihydroorotate dehydrogenase electron transfer subunit — protein MADRKKELAKVVSQEMLAEGIYSMWLDTDAAKTARPGQFISMYTKNAGKLLPRPISICEIDREGGKLRVVYRVTGKNTGTEEFSGLQVGDTIPVIGPLGNGFPLEKAEGKRVFLMGGGIGVPPILELAKEMNCEKKQIIVGYRNAQTFLKEEFEKNGELYISTEDGSVGTKGNVMDAVAAEQLSCDVIYACGPTPMLRAIKQYAEERNIECYISLEERMACGIGACLACVCKSKEIDGHSHVHNKRICKDGPVFLATEVEI, from the coding sequence ATGGCAGACAGAAAAAAGGAACTGGCAAAGGTTGTCTCTCAGGAAATGCTGGCGGAAGGGATTTACAGTATGTGGCTCGACACAGATGCTGCAAAGACTGCCAGACCGGGACAATTTATTTCAATGTATACAAAGAACGCAGGAAAACTTTTACCCCGTCCAATCAGTATCTGTGAGATTGACAGAGAAGGCGGAAAGCTTCGGGTGGTATATCGTGTGACCGGAAAGAATACCGGAACTGAAGAATTTTCCGGACTTCAGGTCGGGGATACGATCCCGGTAATCGGACCTCTGGGAAATGGATTCCCGCTGGAAAAAGCAGAGGGAAAACGCGTATTCCTGATGGGCGGTGGAATCGGAGTACCGCCGATCCTGGAACTTGCAAAGGAAATGAACTGTGAAAAGAAGCAGATAATTGTCGGGTATCGGAATGCACAGACTTTCCTGAAGGAAGAATTTGAGAAAAACGGAGAACTTTATATCTCCACAGAGGATGGAAGTGTGGGAACGAAGGGCAATGTCATGGACGCGGTGGCAGCAGAGCAACTGTCCTGTGACGTGATCTATGCCTGCGGACCGACTCCGATGCTTCGCGCCATCAAGCAGTATGCAGAAGAAAGAAACATCGAGTGCTACATTTCCCTGGAAGAGAGAATGGCCTGTGGAATCGGTGCCTGTCTTGCCTGCGTATGCAAGTCGAAAGAAATAGACGGACACAGTCATGTACACAACAAACGGATCTGCAAAGACGGACCGGTATTTTTGGCAACGGAGGTGGAGATCTGA
- a CDS encoding M18 family aminopeptidase, producing MREIEELLKFIKNSPSMFHTIETISKELKAAGFQYLPETRGWELKAGGAYYTTRNGSSLIAFKIGEEIKDLHFQITASHSDSPTYKIKHLPELEGAGGSLRLDVEGYGGMIDSSWFDRPLSVAGRVVVQEGNQICSRLINFDRELLLIPNVAIHFNRQINQGYAYNRQVDLCPLFSAGELKKGAFDALVAKELGVKPEQILGKDLYLVNRQDGKLWGAAEEFVSAPKLDDLECAYTSLRGFLEAENKESVNVYCCFDNEEVGSGTKQGALSTFLSDVLHRISDGWDLMRKTGTDSSRQTNPLERTNKLERANLSAQERYYQAVAASFLVSCDNAHAVHPNHPEKTDAINCCFLNKGIVIKESANQKYTTDAVGRAVFTAICDRAGVPHQTFANRSDSPGGSTLGNLSNTQVSLNAVDIGLAQLAMHSSYETAGSKDVAYGIRALKAFYETNLVLRENIISFEK from the coding sequence ATGCGGGAAATAGAAGAATTACTGAAATTTATTAAGAACAGTCCCAGTATGTTTCATACCATCGAGACGATCTCAAAAGAGCTGAAAGCCGCCGGTTTTCAATATCTGCCGGAGACAAGAGGATGGGAACTGAAAGCGGGAGGAGCCTATTACACGACCAGAAACGGTTCCAGCCTGATCGCATTTAAAATTGGAGAAGAGATCAAAGATCTGCATTTTCAGATCACGGCTTCCCACAGTGATTCCCCTACTTATAAGATCAAACATCTGCCGGAGCTTGAGGGCGCCGGCGGATCTTTGCGTCTGGACGTAGAAGGATATGGCGGAATGATCGACAGCAGTTGGTTTGACCGGCCGTTGTCTGTGGCAGGAAGAGTGGTGGTACAGGAAGGAAATCAGATTTGTTCCAGGTTGATTAATTTTGACCGGGAACTGCTCCTGATCCCTAATGTTGCCATTCATTTTAACCGGCAGATCAATCAGGGCTATGCCTATAACCGGCAGGTAGATCTCTGTCCGCTTTTCTCGGCTGGAGAACTGAAAAAAGGAGCGTTTGATGCTCTGGTGGCAAAAGAACTGGGAGTGAAGCCGGAACAGATTCTGGGAAAGGATCTGTATCTGGTGAATCGGCAGGACGGAAAACTCTGGGGTGCGGCAGAGGAATTTGTATCAGCACCGAAACTGGATGATCTGGAATGTGCTTACACTTCTCTCAGAGGATTTCTGGAGGCAGAAAATAAAGAAAGTGTCAATGTGTACTGCTGTTTTGATAACGAGGAAGTGGGATCCGGGACGAAACAGGGAGCACTTTCCACTTTCCTTTCCGATGTACTCCATCGGATCAGCGATGGATGGGATTTGATGAGGAAAACCGGAACAGATTCATCGAGACAGACAAATCCTTTGGAACGGACAAACAAATTGGAACGGGCAAATCTGTCGGCACAGGAACGGTATTATCAGGCGGTGGCGGCTTCTTTTCTGGTCAGTTGTGACAATGCCCATGCGGTGCATCCGAATCATCCGGAAAAGACGGATGCGATCAATTGCTGTTTCCTGAACAAGGGAATCGTGATCAAAGAAAGTGCCAATCAGAAATATACCACAGATGCCGTGGGAAGAGCAGTATTTACGGCAATCTGTGACCGGGCAGGTGTGCCCCATCAGACCTTTGCGAACCGCAGTGACAGTCCGGGAGGTTCCACTCTTGGAAATCTGTCCAATACGCAGGTCAGCCTGAATGCAGTGGATATCGGCCTGGCACAGCTTGCCATGCATTCGTCCTACGAGACGGCGGGAAGCAAAGATGTGGCATATGGAATCCGTGCGTTAAAGGCATTTTATGAAACGAATCTGGTTTTAAGGGAAAATATAATTTCGTTTGAAAAATGA